The Candidatus Nitrosocaldus cavascurensis genome segment TATGCCTTCACGGCAAGTATAGTTATTCCTATCAGTGCTATGGCTACAGCAGTAGCATAGGTAACGATCAACAGTAGTGGATCAACTCCTCCTACTGCCAAAGAAAGTATAACAAACTCTTCCTCATGGGCAAAACCTAGTATCAATGCAAAGCCTGCTATTGCATTCAAGCTTGGAACCGCTCTAGCTAGATGAACATGTATATGAGAGTGATAACCCACGTCTTTATGCCAGTGCATATGCTCATGCTCTATCAACTGCGTATTATCATGGAGATGCCCATGTTGAGTCTCTATAAAGTCCTCACCCTTCTCCCTCCAAAATAAGTATGCTAAAACACCTAAGGCTATAGCAACACCATACTGTAGGTATTGAAGAGGTATCTCTATTAATGGAGAGATCAATATGTATGCCAAAACAACAACTATCGATGATAGGAAATGGGCACCTGCTATAATCCCCGAGCTTATAAAACCACTAACCAATTGTCGCCTACTATGCATGGAATAGAGTACTGCTACAAGCCAGCCATGTGATGGATTAACCCCATGCAATAGTCCAAATACTATGACACCTATAAGCACGCCATCTATCATAGTTACAGGCTTTGTAACACTCATGATTATATATTGCTTCTCATGAATCCGATTAGTTAAAATATAGCTCTTCTATATAGAGTAGATAAGCGATGGACGATATCAAAGAAAGAATAGAATTCTTATGTGATATCACTGAAGAAGATAAAAATAATATAATCATGCTCGTTAAGATAGCCGATGAGACTATATTCAATTACTTCAACAAGAGGTGTAGAGATTTCAACATAGTTATATGTGAAGGTGAGTGGGCCATGACTGTGCAGAGTATAAGCCATAGGAGGAAGAAGTATGGTGAGATCATGAGATTCAGCGATACAAATAATATATCCTTTACAGATACTAGGTTAAGGGAGATAATTATAAGAAAGGATAAGGCCAACTTTGGTAACTATTTGCATGAGATGGTATTTGCAGTGATGCATGATGGCCTCCCTGAACATCTTAGAGAAGCACTAGCATGGTACTTTACTTTAGAGATGCTTAAACCATATAGATATGCTAAACCTGCTTATCCTAACTGGGTCATAGACCTTTATCTTCAGCCTATAAGGTATCTTGTAAGGATGTTTGGTATAGAGCTTACAAAAGATCTTGCGTTAGGTAATGTTGATGTTGAGGACTCCCTACTTCCTACAGAGGTACAGAGGTTATTTTTGCCTGAGTAGGTAATATCTAAGAATGTTTAATATTATTATTATATTCCTTCCTTGTAATATGTACAAAGGGCGTATTGTATGAGTGTTAAGAGGTATAAGAAGAGTAAGGCTATATGGTGTAATGATTGTGATATAGTATTTGATACCCTCCAAGTTGCAGAAGAACATGCAGAACAGACTGGCCATACTATAAAAGTAATCGAGTTTATAACTGATAGAGAGTAAATACTATTATAGATGAAACGTTGTAGGATAGGAGGAGTTAGCCCTTCCTTATACCACTAAATCTAGCATTAAGAACAACTCTTCTAACTATTCTAATCGCTTCATATACAAAACTCCGTATATCATCTGCTATGCTACCCAACAGCCTAACAATTACACCAGAGTCATAGGGTAGTATAGTTGCTCCTCCAACTACATTAGTAAAGTGCTTAAGAGTAGTGTTTATCTCTTCACTTATAGTATTAACATACTCTGCTTTAGTTATTATGTAGATGTTTCCAACCACATCATGCTCACCTAGTATACCCATTGTCTTGAGGTTATTCTTCTTTGGTTCTAAGACTACATTATCCATGAACCTTATATTACCATACTGGTTCCTTGCTATGGTCTTCATATAACATATATCATATTGGAATGCTTCATTCCTTGCAACCCTTCCAGGTACTATTATCTCAGAGTAAACTAGAGTAGCATGCTCATGGACGTTCAAGTTAACCTTCTGATAGAAACGTGAATCTCTGTAAGGAATTATCTGATCAGGTATATACTCCATATAGCAATCTTTATCAACATAAATGTTAATCATCTGCGTAGCATAGTTCTTATTCATCCTGTATATCCTAGTTGCACCTTGGGTTGTTACGTGTAATAGTGCTTTATTCTTTAACATTATATCTATCCTGTACCTATCTCCCTGCAGTATTCCTCCAGATGGAGACATTATGTACACATATGCCATAGATGGCAATGACTCCTCAAGGTACATTGCTTTAAGTACAACTAATGGTACCTTTGAGAACTTTTCCTTTATCACTGTCCTACCATCTATAGGATCACTCTCGAGCATTAAGTAAAGCAGACCTGTTTTACCAGACCTGCCCACATCTAACTGTGCTAGCCTTGCTTCATATGCTGATACTTCAGGTGGTATATCATCAGGAATGTAGAACTTTATATTCGTATAATTTATAGCGTCAGCATAGTTAGTAGTATGCATACCATTATCATCGTTATCATTACTATCAGTTAACTTTACATCATCATTGTTCATAACATTACCTCCTGTGTAATAGACATACATAAATTAATTTATTTTTATTTCTCATAAAATTGAATTTAATTTGCTTATCTACTGATTGGCTTTGGTTGTGCCTCAAATAGCACATCCCTCACTATATGCTCTACCACTTTATCTATACCCTCTCCAGACTTACAGTTGATGAACACAAATGGCTTATCTCCTCTCACAATCCTTGCATCCCTCTCCATAACGTTAAGATCTGCCCCAACATATGGAGCAAGATCTACCTTATTTATAACAAGTAGATCACACGTCTCTATTCCTAACCCTCTCTTCCTAGGATACTTGTCTCCAGCAGAGACATCTACTATGTAGATGAAGTAATCAGCAAGTGCTGGACTAAATGTAGTTGTTATATTATCTCCTCCACTCTCTATTATTATGAGATCGAGATATGGATACTTACTCTCCAACTCCTCCACTATGGCCAAGTTCATGGAAGGGTCCTCACGTATTGCAGTATGCGGGCATCCTCCGGTTGCTACGCCTATCACAAGTTCCTCTGGCATTATACCCATCTCCTTGGCCAGATGTCTACGCATTCTCTCAGCATCTTCCTTTGATACAACATCGTTAGATATTATGCCAATCTTGTAACCCTTTGCTGCTAATATTGGTACTATTCTCTCTATAAGCATGGTCTTACCAGAACCTACTGGTCCACCTATCCCTAACCTTGGTATCCTCTTACTACTCATATGTAACATCTATGCTCTCAAGTTATAAACATTTTCGTAGCGAGTCTCTCATGCATCATCTGCACAACATCTATCTCTGGTGCGAATTGCCACATGTTCGATAATGACTTATCTATATTCTCCTTCACAATCGAGACCATCAATGGCTTAAGCTCATTTACTATAATCTGTCCTTGAAAGTGATTTAACATGCCTAGCCTCAATGCCGCACCTATCACGCTTATGGAAAAGGAGTATAGCAGTATGAGTCCAGCTTTGGGTTTTGATATATCAAATATGTTGCATGCTATTGCTAAGGCTACTGGATATACACCGTTTGCTTTCTTCGATCTTATTGCATTATCGTATAACTCTAATATAGAATAATTGTTATTATTACTTGCCTTCTTGTTGCTGATTATTTGACTCAAACACCTTATTAGTTGTATACCAGATCTTACAGATGCCTCCCTTATCTCCTTTATCAGCCTCATAGCAAATATTGTATTATCTATCTCAATTAACCTATTTAGATCTGATTCCTTTGAAGCTTGGTAAGCGTTACCTAATGCTACACAATCTGCAGGACCTATCTGCTGCTTCAAGAATACAGTCAATAGATTCCTTAGATGTTCTACACTCTTAACCCTCTTATTATAAAAGAACATCTCTAACCCGTTTGATGTTGTATACATACCAGTTGGAAAGAAGGAATCGGCTAACTGCATAACACTGATATCTTGTATACTTATTTCATCTATTACATTATCATCATAACTATTACTCTCAGCACGACTGTGTGCTTTACTATTATTATTCCCTCTTACATCTACATCAATGCTCATGTACCTCAATCCCTTCCTCTGGTTCAAAGATCATCCTTGTTTTCTCTATTACAACATGGGTAAGTATAGTATTAAGCAGTCTCTTTAGCATCTCTATCTCGGTATCAGTCTGTATAGGGAAATAAATGCTTCTATCTTCAACCTTTATAGGCCTATGTAGGTTTCCTATTGTATGTCCTATCCTAACAGCAATCTCCACAACATGATCTATAGGTGTATCATCCATAATCCTTATCATTGCAAGGTTCTCCTCCTCTAGTTCTACAACTACCATCCTCTCATTGGATAAATGAATCACATCCCCGTGTCTTAATCTAAAGCCCTGAGGTAATGTTATAATCACATCGCTACCCTTATCTGTTACCTTACGCATTCTCACTCTTTCTGACTCTATCCTGTTTATCTTCACGACCTCACATAACCCTTGTCTTGACATCTCTTCATATCTTGCTCTTAACGTACTATCCCTTTTTATATTGCCTATTATTGAACTGACCTGTATGCTAGTGCTCATACCTTCTTGCTCACCTTTGCTTCCTTTAATCTCTTAACAGCATCATGCATATCGAGCATCCTTTGTGTAGTATCGATGTGGCCGTAATGTCTGTATGCTGATCTATCAACAAATGCAAATAATAGACCATTGCTACTGAACTTCACCCTTGCGCCTATCTCAAACCTCTCAGCTATAATACATGTTGTTACTCTATGGTAAGGATGATCTAGGTTTAGATGTGTTAAAGGATCTATATAACCTGACATGGCTGCTATCTTACCTGCAACTATTGTAACATGCCTTATCTTACTAGGATCTATAACATGCATATCTTCATCAACGTTCGATTCTTCTACACAATGGCGTATCAGCAACTCTTTTTCACCTCTTACTCTCTGATAATGCTTGTTGGCTAAGGTCGTCTGCAGCAAGGTTTCTATCTATCCTCAGTACTGCTTTTGCTATCTCACCAGCAGCCTTTAGAGCAGTTGTCTTTACCAGTAAGGGGTCCAGTACACCTATCTCCATCATATCTATTGGCTCGCCAGTGTTTATATCTATGCCAAAGGTATCTTGCAATGCCTTTGCAGTCATGACCTTCTCTAGCCCATTGAAGCCAGCATTGGTAAGTATCTGCCTCATTATGCTCTCCAACGCTGCTGCAACAACATCTATTCCAACTTGCTCCAAACCCTTCAACTTCAAACTCTTCATCTTATCTATTACATGTAACTCTGCAGCACCACCACCAACAACCACACCCTTGTTAAGTGCAGCTTCTGCAGCATTGACCCCATCCCTAACAGCTCTCCATCTCTCTAACGACGTTTCTTTCGTTGTACCAGAGACTATTATTGTGACTATATTCTTGTTCTTCCCATTCTCTATGTATATTATGTTGTTATCCTCATCCTCATAGACCCTATCTGCATAACCAAGGATATCTGGGAGTTTGAGATCATCCATGAACCTTGCAGGTTTTGCGTTAGTGTAACGTGCTACATGCTCTATCTCATCTGTAGAGATTATGGCAGCGAATACCCTTCTGCTTATTAATAAATTCTCTACAACATCATCTATTTCCGGTGATGCTATGAGTATAACATTTGCCCCAGTTGCTAGCATAGCATCTACTATCTCTTTTGCTTTTGTTACCCTATCCTTCTCCATAGTAAGGATATCTTCGTATCTACTATTCTCCTTTAGCCATGACTCCTTCACAGGCTTGAGATCAAGTTTACATATAAGTATCCTTGCATTCTTTACCTCCAACGGTATATCCTTATCCAATCTACCCCTTTCAAGTATCAGACCAGAGATTACTTTATCATCCATATTCATTCTTCTCACGATCTTTATTGATTTATCAAAATCGTATGAACCATTATAGGATGCGTTATTACCTACAGCTCTTATTGCAGATATTACTATAGATGCAAGTCTCTTACCATCCAACTTCGATGCTAATGATGTATTAACCACATGCTCCAACTCTACATCATCAATTGATATTTTCTTTGCTGCCTTCTCTAACAACTCACATGCATAGTATACACCACTCTCTATACCTTCAACAACCTTGGTTGGGTGCACTCCTAGTTCCTTTATCAGCCTCTTCCCTTCTTTAACCATCTCTGCTGCCATAACCACTGCTGTAGTAGTACCATCACCAACCAGCTGCTCTTGCCTCTCAGCAATCTCCACGACCATCCTTGCAACTGGATGTATAGTCTTCAACGATAGTAGTATGGTTACACCATCATTAGATACATGTCTATTCATTGCTTGATCTATTAGCAGTTTATCCAACCCTTTTGGGCCAAGCGTAGTTCTTACAGTATCTGCAACTGCTATAACAGCATTAACGTTAGACTCGAGTGCATCGAACTCTATATTCTGTGCCATAGGACGCCATACGCTTGTATTGGTCATCTTATAGGAATGATGAAATTGAAAATAAAAAAAGATTTTGGCTATTATACGCCTTATCTTATTACCTAGCTGCTGCTTACAGATATTACGCTATGAAGTACCTCTGTGCTAACGCTAACTCCTTGGCTGGCTCTACTGTTGCTATCTTACCATCTATCTTTACCTCATACGTCTCTGGATCTATCTCTATCTTTGGAGTGCTAGAGTTCCAAACCATATCCTTCTTGCTTATGTTCCTACAGTTCCTTACTGGAAGTACTATCTTCTCCAATCCTAGCCTGTTCTTCACACCCAACTCCATTGCCCTCTTCGATACGAATGTGAAGCTTGTGTTCTTCACGGCTCTACCAAATGCACCAAACATGGGTCTGTAGAATACAGGCTCAGGTGTTGGTATAGATGCGTTTGGATCGCCCATTATGGACCATGCTATGAACCCTCCCTTGAATACCATCTTTGGCTTTGCTGGGAAGAACGGTATAGGATACATCACTATATCAGCGTACTTGCCTGGCTCTAATGAGCCTACATAATCTGCTATTCCATGAGTCCTTGCACAGTTTATAGTTGTCTTTGCTATGTACCTCTTTGCCCTAAAGTTATCGTTCTCTGCAGAATCTTCCTTCAACTTACCCCTCATCTTCTTCATCTTGTCTGCGGTCTGCCATGCCCTTAACGTTATCTCACCTATCCTACCCATAGCTTGGCTATCAGATGAGTACATACTTAGTACTCCTTCATCATGGAGCACATCCTCTGCTGCTATAGTCTCAGCCCTTATCCTTGACTCTGCAAATGCAACATCCTCTGGCACTGCAGGGTTGAGATGATGGCAAAACATCAGCATATCTAGATGCTCATCAACAGTGTTTACGGTGTATGGCCTAGTTGGGTTTGTTGACGATGGTAATGCAAACTCTTCTGCTGCTATCTTCATTATATCTGGGGCATGACCCCCTCCAGCACCCTCTGTATGATATGTGTGTATAGTTCTACCATCTATTGCGTTTATGGTATCTTCAACGTAACCACACTCGTTAAGGGTATCTGTATGTATTGCTACTTGAGTATCTGTCATATCCGCTGCTCTAAGAGATGCATCTATAACTGCTGGTGTAGTACCCCAATCTTCATGTATCTTTGTTCCTATAGCACCAGCATCTATCTGCTCCAACTGTGTTGCAAGGGAGGGATGAGAGTCATTACCTTTGCCTAGGAACCCAAAGTTGACTGGGAAGTCCTCTACAGCCTCAAGCATTCTGCTTATGTTGAATACTCCAGGAGTACACGTGGTAGCATTCGTACCATCTGCAGGACCAGTGCCTCCTCCTATAAGTGTAGTTGTACCAGCACTTATAGCCTCTATGTAGAGCTGTGGGCATATGAAGTGTATATGCGTATCTATATGACCTGGTGTACATACTGTATGCTCTCCTGCAGTAGCCTCTGTACATGCAGAGACAACCATGTTAGGATCTACATCATCCATTATGTATGGATTACCAGCCTTCCCTATCCCTGCTATCTTCCCATCCTTCATGCCTATATCTGCCTTGACTATGCCTAGAATGGGATCGAGTATCAATGCATTGGTTATCACATGATCTAGTGCACCGTGAGCGTTTGTAACCCCTGGTGTCTGTGCCAAACCATCTCTCAATGTCTTGCCTCCTCCAAATACACACTCATCGCCTGGAGTTATTAGATCCTTCTCAACCTCTATTATTATATCGGTATCACCTAACCTAACCCTATCACCCTTACTAGGACCATATAGCTCTGTGTATTGCTTTCTGGTTAACTTGAGAACCATGCTCTCACCTCATGCACCTTTATAGCCTCTCATCCTAGCCTTCTCCAAAGCCATGCTCTTAACTACGCTAGATGTTGTGCTACCCATTGTTAAGCCACCACAACCATAGAACACCTTCCTACCTCCAAACTCCACCAACTCCACCTCCCTTGTATCTCCTGGTTCAAACCTGACTGCTGTGCCTGCAGGTATGTTAAGTCTGTAACCAAATGCTTTCTCTCTTGGGAACTCCAATGCTCTATTGACTTCGAAGAAGTGGGTATGAGAACCAACTTGTATAGGTCTATCGCCTGTATTCTTCACAGTTACTTTAACAGTATTTCTATACTTATTGCATACAACAGGCTCTGCAGAGAGTATGTATTCCCCTGGTTTCACCATACTCCTAACCACCTCTTACTGTATTGGATCATGTACGGTCACCAACTTTGTGCCATCTGGGAATGTTGCTTCTACCTGCACTGTATGTATCATATCTGCTACTCCATCCATAACATCACTCTTCTTTAGGATGGTCTTTGCCTCCTTCATCAACTGTGCTACGCTCTTACCCTCTCTTGCCCCTTCTACAACATAATTGGCAATGTATGCAACTGCCTCCACATAGTTCAACTTCAAGCCTCTGCTCTTGCGTTGTGCTGCTATCTGTGCAGCTGTCCATATCAACATCTTTTCTATTTCTCTAGGTGCTAACATCATACTAATCAGCTCTATGAGATAATTATCCAGCAAATATTTTAGAATTTTTAGTAAGAATTAATATAAGTCGACTTAACAGATTCAGTCGATGTCTACAAAAAATTTGTCTGGTTTGTTTGGTTATCTACAATCTGCTAGGGCCTAGCCCATCCTATCCCTGCTGGTATGTACTGGAATCCTGCAAGAGCAAGTAGGAATATCCATGCTGTGAATACAAAGGGTCCAGTCAGTGCAGGAAGACCCCATCTTCCAAACAGGTTCTGGAATGCAGGCATCATAAATGAGCATGCTATAGTTGCCAATACAGCGTATAGGAAGGTCTGCCATGTCAATGGTACAAAACTAGTCAATGCTATCATAACAAGTACTTGATTGAATCCATGCAGCCCCATCCTTATCTCGTTTGTAGGTAACTTCTGTAGTATAGCCATCCCTGCACCTATTGCAGAACCTATGAGTGCCATCAATCCTGCTAGGTAGAGAGGGGATGTGGGATCCCATTGCGTTGTATATGCATTTGTAAACAACCTTGATACAATCAATGTGCCATCAGGTGTAGTGTATGTAGTAGAGAGTAACTCGAATGATAATGTAAGCCCTACTACCCAGAATATGCCAGTCTTCCAGTTCTCTACGAACGTTACTTGTGAAACACCTTTAAGAACTGCTATCATGAACTCCTTTGGTGTCCATTTAAAGGAGTGTTCAGGCTCAGGGTTACTACTATCAGACATCAATTGACTTACACTTGTACCACTAGCAACCCCAGCAACTATAGGTTCTTTCTGAACTAGAGCTGGCCATATATTATGCCCAAACCTTTTTGTTGCAAGCATTATAGCCCATGTTGTAAATATGAAGGATGATGTGAACCCTGGTATAGCCCAGCCTTGACCTCCTTGTACAAACCAGTCGCCCATAACATGTGCAAATGCCATCCATGATACAGCTGTCCATGCAGCACCAAATATGGATATCCAGAATGTTGCATGGTTGGATTTAACGAATGGACCAGACCAGAAAGCCATCCCAGTAAGGATGGAGTTGTATCCAAAGAGCCCAAATGTTACTAGATCATATGGTGCACCCATCATCAATGCCATCCCTGCACCTATCAATCCTGCTATAACCATCATAACACCTGCTCTCCACGATGCTAGTAATACACCAGCCAATATCAGTATTCCATTCAATGGTGAGCTGAACAATGGTACTTCAGATATTCCATTGAAGAGTATGTAGAAGAAGTCCAGTAAAGGATCTCCAGTACTGTAGCTAGGGCAACATGTTCCTGCCATGTAGTAATGAATTACAAGATGGTTTAATTCTTTTTTAAAATACTAGGATTTAATTTATAATATACTAAAATGATCTAAATAAATTATCATATAGTATAAATTAATAATTAATTGATATGAACTGATGTTGCGAGTACCATCTAATAATACAGTAACATGTTATGTTATCATTAGATGTAATATTTTAAAATAATCTTTATAGATGGATGGTAGAAGAATAAGATATGGTCTCAATACTATCTGAAGGTGTAGGATACTTTATACTCATTGGACTTGGTTCTATAATGGCACTCATAGTAACATTGCTTATTAAGGCAGAGTTCAAATGGTTGGGAACAAAGATTACATCTGAATGGTTCGCTACAGCAGGAAGGAACATAAAGAGTGGGCTGGTAGCAGCATCTGTAGTATCTGCATGGACATGGGCTGCAACATTACTCCAATCCTCAACAGTAGCATATCAATTCGGTATAAGTGGACCATTCTGGTACGCTGCTGGTGCAAGCATACAGATAGTCCTGTTTGCAATACTTGCCATAGAACTGAAGAGAAAGGCTCCCACAGCACATACATTTGCAGAGATTATACATGTTAGATTTGGGGATAATGCGCATAAGATATTCCTCTTCTTCGCATTTATGACCAATACAATAGTAACTGTAATGCTAGTGCTTGGTGGTGCTTCTGCTGTATATGCTCTTACTGGTGTTAACATACATATAGCAGCTCTGCTTATACCATTTGGCATTATTATATACACGTTCTTTGGAGGTTTGAAGGCAACATTCTTGGCAGATTACCTTAATGCAGCGCTAATATTCATAGTTTTATTGATATTCGTTACAGTAATCTACTTTGTGAACCCAGAGATAGGTGGTATAACAGGGATGTACACTAAATTAACATCGGCGTCAATACTAAGACCTGTTGAAGGCAACGCTAATGGTTCATATCTAACGATGGCTTCTACTGGTGCGCTCATATTTGGTATAATAAACATAGTTGGGAATTTTGGTACAGTATTCGTTGATCAGGCTTACTGGCAGAGGGCTATAGCAGCAGAACCAAGGGCCGCAGCTAGGGGATTCTTGCTTGGAGGACTAGCGTGGTTTGCTATCCCATTTACTCTAGCAACTACACTAGGTCTAACTGCTGTTGCAATAGGTGTTACACTCAGCCAAACTGATGTAGGTTCTGGGTTAGCAGCACCAATGGCAGCATCGTACATACTGGGAGATGTGGGTGCAATACTTCTCCTTACTATGCTGTTTATGGCTGTAACATCTGCTGGTTCTGCTGAACTTATAGCAGTATCATCACTAGTGACATACGATATCTATAGAACGTATATCAAAAAGACAGCAACAGGAAAGGAAATGATAAGAGTATCAAGGGTAGTAATAGTAGCATTTGGCATAGGGATAGGAATATTAGCATCACTACTGATTCAACTAGGAGCTAACCTCCAATATATGTATCTCTCAATGGGCATACTGATAAGCTCTGCTGTAGTACCTATAGCCTTATCCATACTATCTAATCGAGCTAACAAGAGAGCAGTAACGTTGGGTGCTATATTGGGTCTTGTTTGTGGTGTATCAATCTGGCTCTATTCAGCAAATGTATTGTATGGGGAGATATCGGTATACTCTACAGGACAAAGTATACCTCTCTTGTTTGGAAATATCGCATCTTTATCTGTTAGTGCTATTATATCACTTATCTATAGTGTTCTAAGACCAGACAGGTTTGATTTCAGTGTATTGAGAAGAAGGATAAAGATTGTTGATGATAAGATAAGATCATTGCTTGAAGATAAAGATGAGATATTCTTGGAGAAGGCAAGACAGTTCACCCATAGATATGCGGTAGCATTAACACTAGCCTTGGTCGTTGCATGGCCTCTACCATTATACTTCTCCAATTATATATTCTCTGAAGCGATATACTATGTATGGGTTACGATAGCAATTATATGGGCTAGCATAGCATCTATCATAATAATAGTACTACCATTGGTAGAGGAGAGGAGTAGAATAATGCATGTCTGGAAGAACCTTATAATACCAACAGTACTAGCAGCGATAATGGCAGTAGCAATCATAGCATCAATCATGCTATACTCATCAATAGAAGAGAAGAATAAAGATATAGCAGAACATATTCTAGTATTCATCTACAGCTTATTAGGTGTTATGGGAGGCTTTGCAGCCATAGTTATAATGCTCAACATGAAGCTCTCAAAGTTGGTTGAGATAAGAACTAGAGAGTTGGAGTTAGCTAATGCAGAATTGAAGCGTAAGGATAGGTTAAAGGATGAGTTCATAAGCATAGCATCACATGAACTTAGAACCCCGATTCAACCAATCCTAGGATTTGTAAGCCTAGCAAGGAAGGGTAAGATAGATCCCGAGACTGCTTGGGATGGGATAGTTAGACATGCAAAGAGGTTACAGCATCTCACAAATGAGATACTTGATGTAAGCAGGATAGAGAGTGGGAATCTTGTATTGCATATGGAGAAGGTAAGGATAAATGATATAATAATTGATGTTATCAATACTCTAAGGCCAAGTATCAATGATGGGGTAGCATTAAATGTTAAGCTTGATGAGAATGTGGAGGTGTATATTGACAAGATAAGGATCAATCAGGTTATAACAAACATACTGGATAATGCAATAAAGTTCACAAAACATGGTGGGATAAGCATAGAGAGCAGAGTATTAAGGAGCAAGGAGAGGATAGAGATAAGCATAAGTGATACTGGCGGAGGTATACCACAAGATCTTCTTCCTGTTCT includes the following:
- a CDS encoding urea transporter, producing the protein MAGTCCPSYSTGDPLLDFFYILFNGISEVPLFSSPLNGILILAGVLLASWRAGVMMVIAGLIGAGMALMMGAPYDLVTFGLFGYNSILTGMAFWSGPFVKSNHATFWISIFGAAWTAVSWMAFAHVMGDWFVQGGQGWAIPGFTSSFIFTTWAIMLATKRFGHNIWPALVQKEPIVAGVASGTSVSQLMSDSSNPEPEHSFKWTPKEFMIAVLKGVSQVTFVENWKTGIFWVVGLTLSFELLSTTYTTPDGTLIVSRLFTNAYTTQWDPTSPLYLAGLMALIGSAIGAGMAILQKLPTNEIRMGLHGFNQVLVMIALTSFVPLTWQTFLYAVLATIACSFMMPAFQNLFGRWGLPALTGPFVFTAWIFLLALAGFQYIPAGIGWARP
- a CDS encoding sodium:solute symporter family transporter, producing the protein MVSILSEGVGYFILIGLGSIMALIVTLLIKAEFKWLGTKITSEWFATAGRNIKSGLVAASVVSAWTWAATLLQSSTVAYQFGISGPFWYAAGASIQIVLFAILAIELKRKAPTAHTFAEIIHVRFGDNAHKIFLFFAFMTNTIVTVMLVLGGASAVYALTGVNIHIAALLIPFGIIIYTFFGGLKATFLADYLNAALIFIVLLIFVTVIYFVNPEIGGITGMYTKLTSASILRPVEGNANGSYLTMASTGALIFGIINIVGNFGTVFVDQAYWQRAIAAEPRAAARGFLLGGLAWFAIPFTLATTLGLTAVAIGVTLSQTDVGSGLAAPMAASYILGDVGAILLLTMLFMAVTSAGSAELIAVSSLVTYDIYRTYIKKTATGKEMIRVSRVVIVAFGIGIGILASLLIQLGANLQYMYLSMGILISSAVVPIALSILSNRANKRAVTLGAILGLVCGVSIWLYSANVLYGEISVYSTGQSIPLLFGNIASLSVSAIISLIYSVLRPDRFDFSVLRRRIKIVDDKIRSLLEDKDEIFLEKARQFTHRYAVALTLALVVAWPLPLYFSNYIFSEAIYYVWVTIAIIWASIASIIIIVLPLVEERSRIMHVWKNLIIPTVLAAIMAVAIIASIMLYSSIEEKNKDIAEHILVFIYSLLGVMGGFAAIVIMLNMKLSKLVEIRTRELELANAELKRKDRLKDEFISIASHELRTPIQPILGFVSLARKGKIDPETAWDGIVRHAKRLQHLTNEILDVSRIESGNLVLHMEKVRINDIIIDVINTLRPSINDGVALNVKLDENVEVYIDKIRINQVITNILDNAIKFTKHGGISIESRVLRSKERIEISISDTGGGIPQDLLPVLFEKFVTKSIHDGNQYGVGLGLFISRAIVNAHKGEITAYNNDSGGATFIIILPLDNTKCL